A single region of the Halobacterium wangiae genome encodes:
- a CDS encoding DUF7544 domain-containing protein, producing MAWYAVRALDDAISETQSLLLPFDLGTWVRLAVITVFAGLSAPQTPTFSWEVPPQAAVETTTELSPPDLPAIVLGVVLAVVTLGLLFALVGAVMEFVLVDAVRSKSPRIVAPFRRRLGAGLRLFGFRLVVMLAVFVAVLGVVVPVGLAVVFEAPAWLLALLATVPLLVAAALVSAFVLEFTTAFVVPIMADDGIGVAAGWRRLWPAVRADWQQFAVYALVKVVLLVGAGFLLGLAGAIVAVPAGLVVLSGALTGLALVAVAITLVVALVVIAGVTVPLVTFLRYHSLCTMDASELPFTLR from the coding sequence ATGGCATGGTACGCGGTCCGCGCCCTTGACGACGCCATCTCGGAGACGCAGTCACTCCTCCTCCCGTTCGACCTCGGCACGTGGGTTCGGCTCGCCGTCATCACCGTCTTCGCGGGGCTGTCGGCCCCCCAGACGCCGACGTTCTCCTGGGAGGTGCCGCCGCAGGCGGCCGTCGAGACGACGACCGAACTGTCGCCGCCCGACCTCCCGGCTATCGTCCTCGGCGTCGTACTGGCCGTCGTCACGCTCGGTCTCCTGTTCGCGCTCGTCGGAGCGGTCATGGAGTTCGTGCTCGTCGACGCGGTGCGGTCGAAGTCCCCCCGAATCGTCGCTCCGTTCCGTCGCCGTCTCGGCGCGGGACTGCGACTGTTCGGCTTCCGGCTCGTCGTCATGCTCGCGGTGTTCGTCGCCGTGCTCGGCGTCGTCGTCCCGGTCGGACTCGCCGTGGTCTTCGAGGCCCCGGCGTGGCTACTGGCCCTCCTCGCGACCGTCCCCCTGCTCGTCGCCGCCGCCCTCGTCTCCGCGTTCGTCCTCGAGTTCACGACGGCGTTCGTGGTCCCCATAATGGCCGACGACGGGATCGGCGTCGCGGCCGGGTGGCGACGGCTCTGGCCGGCGGTGCGCGCCGACTGGCAGCAGTTCGCGGTCTACGCGCTGGTGAAGGTCGTCCTGCTCGTCGGGGCCGGGTTCCTGCTCGGTCTCGCGGGCGCCATCGTCGCCGTGCCGGCCGGGCTGGTCGTGCTCTCTGGCGCGCTCACCGGGCTGGCCCTGGTCGCCGTCGCCATCACGCTGGTCGTCGCGCTGGTCGTCATCGCCGGCGTGACCGTCCCGCTGGTGACCTTCCTGCGCTACCACTCGCTGTGTACGATGGACGCCTCCGAGTTGCCGTTCACGCTCCGGTGA
- a CDS encoding DEAD/DEAH box helicase, translating to MDDLADWLRARHHYSGQLTHEQTLPAREARTRDVALEPRLASALADRGIDQLYDHQADAIEAVRDGDDVVVATPTASGKSLAYTVPAFERAMDHGGRTLYIGPQNALVADQEDTLSSLAADLGFGSRVQVDTYTGRLSKSEKEAVRDRMPTVLLTNPDMLHYALLPHAHRLWEWFFSGLETVVLDEVHEYRGVFGGHVSLVLRRLRRVCERFDASPQFVCCSATIGNPVEHAARVTGKPGDGFALVDEDTSETGPTHWLLWNPPEQDGGEGRRRSSHVETRHLMADLVTRGHQTLAFTRSRQGAERNATATTDDLQERGSGDLADAVAAYQGSLTDDRRRDLETRLHDGDLRGVWSTNALELGVDVGGLDAVLLDGYPGTKMNTFQRAGRAGRGTEDAAVVLVAGEDQLDQYVMAHPEELFEGDPERAVVDPANEHLLDDHLRSAARENWLKPDDDHYFPRFEERVSVLEEGGELERRDTEYGTRWTYAGEGSPQHEMSLRTIDDREVRLLDGSNDTLATLQFSDAIRDAHPGAIYHHQGQRYEVADLDLDRCVARLQPTWADHYTRVLTDKTIEVREDREERYPFAHDVPVRFADITLTTAVTGYERRDPKRGETIDTLSLDLPEQTLETRALYFTVPRDVEAELRAGGDLPGAIHAAEHAMISMFPTELLCDRGDIGGLSTPLHPRTGRPTIFVYDGYPGGVGLTRAGFDSVYDLAERTLSMLRSCDCEDGCPACVQSPQCGNANDPLDKDLAITLLAALTGA from the coding sequence AGACCCTCCCCGCACGCGAGGCCAGAACCAGAGACGTCGCTCTCGAACCGCGGCTGGCCTCCGCGCTCGCTGACCGCGGCATCGACCAGCTGTACGACCACCAGGCGGACGCCATCGAAGCAGTACGCGACGGCGACGACGTGGTCGTGGCGACGCCGACGGCGAGCGGGAAGAGCCTCGCGTACACCGTCCCGGCGTTCGAACGCGCGATGGACCACGGGGGGCGAACCCTCTACATCGGGCCGCAGAACGCCCTCGTCGCGGACCAGGAGGACACCCTCTCCTCGCTCGCCGCCGACCTCGGCTTCGGCAGTCGCGTACAGGTCGACACCTACACCGGACGCCTCTCGAAGTCCGAGAAGGAGGCGGTGCGCGACCGCATGCCGACCGTCCTGCTGACGAATCCGGACATGCTCCACTACGCACTGCTCCCCCACGCTCACCGGCTCTGGGAGTGGTTCTTCTCCGGGCTGGAGACCGTCGTCCTCGACGAGGTCCACGAGTACCGCGGCGTCTTCGGCGGCCACGTCTCCCTGGTCCTGCGGCGCCTGCGGCGCGTCTGCGAAAGATTTGATGCCTCCCCTCAGTTCGTCTGTTGTTCGGCGACCATCGGCAACCCCGTCGAGCACGCCGCCAGAGTGACCGGGAAGCCGGGGGACGGGTTCGCACTCGTCGACGAGGACACCAGCGAGACGGGACCGACTCACTGGCTGCTGTGGAACCCGCCCGAGCAGGACGGCGGCGAGGGCCGCCGCCGCTCCTCGCACGTCGAGACTCGACACCTGATGGCCGACCTGGTCACGCGGGGCCACCAGACGCTCGCGTTCACGCGCTCCAGACAGGGCGCCGAGCGCAACGCCACCGCGACCACCGACGACCTCCAAGAACGCGGCAGCGGAGACCTCGCGGACGCCGTCGCGGCGTACCAGGGGTCGCTGACGGACGACCGCCGACGCGACCTCGAGACGCGACTGCACGACGGCGACCTGCGCGGCGTCTGGAGCACCAACGCACTCGAACTCGGCGTCGACGTCGGCGGCCTCGACGCCGTCCTCCTCGACGGCTACCCGGGGACGAAGATGAACACGTTCCAGCGCGCGGGGCGTGCGGGCCGGGGCACCGAGGACGCCGCGGTCGTACTCGTCGCCGGGGAGGACCAGCTCGACCAGTACGTGATGGCGCACCCGGAGGAACTGTTCGAAGGAGACCCGGAGCGGGCCGTCGTCGACCCGGCGAACGAACACCTGCTCGACGACCACCTGCGGTCTGCGGCCCGCGAGAACTGGCTGAAACCCGACGACGACCACTACTTCCCACGGTTCGAGGAGCGCGTCTCGGTGCTCGAAGAGGGGGGCGAGCTGGAGCGCCGCGACACGGAGTACGGTACTCGCTGGACGTACGCTGGGGAGGGCAGCCCCCAGCACGAGATGAGCCTCCGGACGATCGACGACCGGGAGGTCAGACTGCTCGACGGCTCGAACGACACGCTCGCGACGCTCCAGTTCTCGGACGCGATCAGGGACGCCCACCCTGGCGCCATCTACCACCACCAGGGCCAGCGCTACGAGGTGGCGGACCTGGACCTCGACCGCTGTGTCGCCCGCCTCCAGCCGACGTGGGCCGACCACTACACCCGCGTCCTCACGGACAAGACCATCGAGGTGCGAGAGGACCGCGAGGAGCGCTACCCGTTCGCCCACGACGTCCCGGTGCGGTTCGCGGACATCACGCTCACGACGGCCGTCACGGGCTACGAGCGCCGCGACCCGAAGCGCGGCGAGACCATCGACACGCTGTCCCTGGACCTCCCCGAACAGACCCTCGAAACCCGGGCGCTCTACTTCACCGTTCCCAGAGACGTGGAGGCGGAACTGCGCGCCGGCGGCGACCTGCCGGGGGCGATTCATGCCGCCGAACACGCGATGATCTCGATGTTCCCGACCGAACTGCTCTGCGACCGCGGCGACATCGGCGGCCTCTCGACGCCGCTGCACCCACGGACCGGGCGACCCACGATCTTCGTCTACGACGGCTACCCCGGAGGCGTGGGACTGACGCGCGCCGGCTTCGACAGCGTCTATGATCTCGCCGAGCGCACGCTGTCGATGCTGCGCTCCTGCGACTGCGAGGACGGCTGCCCGGCGTGCGTGCAGTCTCCCCAGTGCGGGAACGCTAACGACCCACTCGATAAGGACCTCGCCATCACGTTACTCGCCGCACTCACCGGAGCGTGA